A window of Malania oleifera isolate guangnan ecotype guangnan chromosome 5, ASM2987363v1, whole genome shotgun sequence contains these coding sequences:
- the LOC131156703 gene encoding uncharacterized protein LOC131156703 isoform X2, translating into MEVKGIEVGRKRMKSAIEEKDGEVGDGPLVQMVEEENEMNIAGSEEMKHSITRIHERIEHFTQLVSELLESGKAILKELTDEFEERLIAIHKAQVEKWQEEIRELQLLDGSNEEVNALLDNARYLIQNIQVDS; encoded by the exons ATGGAAGTCAAAGGGATTGAAGTTGGGAGAAAACGCATGAAATCAGCT ATAGAAGAGAAGGATGGGGAGGTGGGAGATGGACCACTTGTACAGATGGTGGAAGAAGAAAATGAGATGAACATTGCAGGATCTGAAGAAATGAAACACAGCATCACTCGCATTCATGAAAGGATCGAGCACTTCACTCAGCTG GTATCTGAACTTTTGGAATCAGGGAAGGCAATCCTCAAGGAACTTACTGATGAATTTGAAGAACGGTTAATCGC AATTCACAAGGCACAGGTGGAAAAATGGCAGGAAGAGATCAGGGAGCTGCAGTTGCTTGACGGCTCAAATGAGGAGGTTAATGCTCTTTTGGACAATGCACGATATCTAATTCAGAACATCCAAGTTGACTCTTGA
- the LOC131156703 gene encoding uncharacterized protein LOC131156703 isoform X1 translates to MEVKGIEVGRKRMKSAVCVSICFLLSMHILKYFFSKKGVPGPQGSRLCKGRDRVVTMYAEQPYPYFHAEIEEKDGEVGDGPLVQMVEEENEMNIAGSEEMKHSITRIHERIEHFTQLVSELLESGKAILKELTDEFEERLIAIHKAQVEKWQEEIRELQLLDGSNEEVNALLDNARYLIQNIQVDS, encoded by the exons ATGGAAGTCAAAGGGATTGAAGTTGGGAGAAAACGCATGAAATCAGCTGTATGTGTGTCAATATGCTTTCTGCTATCAATGCATATACTCAAatactttttttcaaaaaagggtGTCCCTGGGCCACAAGGCTCCCGACTTTGCAAGGGGAGGGACAGGGTTGTCACCATGTACGCAGAGCAACCTTACCCCTATTTTCATGCAGAG ATAGAAGAGAAGGATGGGGAGGTGGGAGATGGACCACTTGTACAGATGGTGGAAGAAGAAAATGAGATGAACATTGCAGGATCTGAAGAAATGAAACACAGCATCACTCGCATTCATGAAAGGATCGAGCACTTCACTCAGCTG GTATCTGAACTTTTGGAATCAGGGAAGGCAATCCTCAAGGAACTTACTGATGAATTTGAAGAACGGTTAATCGC AATTCACAAGGCACAGGTGGAAAAATGGCAGGAAGAGATCAGGGAGCTGCAGTTGCTTGACGGCTCAAATGAGGAGGTTAATGCTCTTTTGGACAATGCACGATATCTAATTCAGAACATCCAAGTTGACTCTTGA